In the genome of Limanda limanda chromosome 15, fLimLim1.1, whole genome shotgun sequence, one region contains:
- the fgfbp3 gene encoding fibroblast growth factor-binding protein 2: protein MSVLPCSFVLVLVLSVLSDAKRQSGQTKPDKPRQPPTEPPPAKRPRNRSVPGSGELSTKEGHRCTWETSGDGLVSLVVNCSTDTLGEQQRYWCRYAGKPDLCQAYGVKSSQYWKQLVGKLKKRQNACDGEKVLKAKTCKKAPAEAHMKLAQHSGEEERKGGKEGGKKKGASAGKNQDGGKTERKKKNEEEEEEKKREERTGFEEEGVMSDMQPVQSYCSDGWSSVCSFFSSFFEG, encoded by the exons ATGAGCGTCCTCCCGTGCAGcttcgtcctcgtcctcgtcctctccgtcctctccgACGCCAAGCGGCAGTCCGGTCAGACCAAACCCGACAAACCTCGCCAGCCTCCGACGGAGCCGCCGCCGGCCAAGAGGCCCAGGAACCGCTCGGTGCCGGGCTCGGGGGAGCTGTCCACCAAGGAGGGACACCGCTGCACCTGGGAGACGTCCGGCGACGGCCTGGTGAGCCTGGTGGTGAACTGCAGTACTGACACGCTGGGGGAGCAGCAGAG gtacTGGTGCCGTTACGCCGGGAAGCCCGACCTGTGCCAGGCCTACGGCGTGAAGTCCAGCCAGTACTGGAAGCAGCTGGTGGGGAAgctgaagaaaagacagaacGCCTGCGACGGAGAAAAAGTCCTGAAAGCCAAGACCTGCAAGAAGGCGCCGGCCGAGGCCCACATGAAACTCGCCCAACACAGcggcgaggaggagaggaagggcgggaaggagggggggaagaAGAAGGGAGCGTCTGCCGGCAAGAATCAAGACGGAGGGAAgactgagaggaagaagaagaacgaggaggaggaggaggagaagaagagggaggagaggactgGCTTTGAGGAGGAGGGCGTGATGAGCGACATGCAGCCGGTGCAGAGCTACTGCAGCGACGGCTGGAGCTCCGTCTGCTCCTTCTTCAGCAGCTTCTTCGAGGGCTGA